From a single Poecilia reticulata strain Guanapo linkage group LG2, Guppy_female_1.0+MT, whole genome shotgun sequence genomic region:
- the lamp1b gene encoding lysosome-associated membrane glycoprotein 1b encodes MISAGGQPWRWMGVMLPLILAAFLHQSFATVTTPTPAQTTAAPHKDPGRPDRGKYNVTNSNNTVCLLAYMGLQLNITYNSTSQNKTVQEVVNVKPNVTLASGSCEADRAVLELKTDANKTVLTFVFTQNMTSGTYHLSEASLTTSVLGLKEGNFSAKNSSLDFLPGTLGYSYMCRMEQTLTVTQNLSINTFQVQLQPFGVSGNAFGAAVECQLDEDDMLIPIIVGAALAGLVLVVLLAYLIGRKRSHAGYQTI; translated from the exons atgatctcTGCTGGCGGACAGCCTTGGCGTTGGATGGGAGTGATGTTACCGCTCATTTTAG CTGCCTTCCTGCATCAGAGTTTTGCCACGGTCACCACGCCGACGCCCGCTCAAACCACCGCTGCACCACACAAAGATCCCGGTCGGCCCGACAGAGGGAAGTACAACGTGACCAACAGCAACAACACCGTGTGTCTACTGGCTTACATGGGCCTGCAGCTCAACATCACTTACAACTCCACCTCCCAGAACAAG ACCGTGCAGGAGGTGGTGAACGTCAAGCCCAACGTGACGCTGGCTTCAGGCTCGTGCGAAGCAGACAGGGCCGTGCTGGAGCTGAAGACCGACGCGAATAAAACCGTGCTCACCTTTGTCTTCACTCAG AATATGACGTCCGGTACGTACCACCTGAGCGAAGCATCTCTGACGACAAGTGTGCTGGGTCTGAAGG AGGGAAACTTCTCCGCTAAGAACAGCAGCCTGGACTTCCTGCCTGGAACTCTTGGATACTCCTACATGTGCCGCATGGAGCAAACTCTGACTGTGACCCAGAATTTGTCCATCAACACCTTCCAGGTGCAGCTGCAGCCCTTTGGGGTGTCGGGAAACGCTTTTggagcag CTGTGGAGTGCCAGCTGGATGAAGACGACATGTTGATCCCCATCATAGTGGGAGCAGCTTTGGCGGGGCTTGTCCTCGTCGTGCTCTTGGCCTACCTCATCGGCAGGAAGCGGAGCCACGCCGGCTACCAAACCATCTGA
- the cd247l gene encoding T-cell surface glycoprotein CD3 zeta chain, with amino-acid sequence MDSWMTGVFVLFALFMPVCCEETFFTDPVICYFLDAFLMVYCIAATALFFREKFSKMPRVQPELGEKGGIYQELERPKDTDAYEVLDPKKAKGKTDRKKRPKQSQGKKKDKDPYESVPTSPRSASAP; translated from the exons ATGGATTCATGGATGACAGGCGTGTTTGTGCTCTTTGCCCTGTTCATGCCTGTTTGCTGTGAAG AAACCTTTTTCACTGATCCGGTCATCTGCTACTTCCTGGACGCGTTTCTGATGGTTTACTGTATTGCTGCAACGGCGCTGTTCTTCAGAGAAAAA TTTTCCAAAATGCCACGAGTTCAACCGGAGCTT GGAGAAAAAGGGGGCATTTACCAG gaaCTCGAGAGGCCAAAGGACACTGATGCTTACGAAGTGCTTGACCCCAAAAAAGCAAAG GGAAAAACTGACAGGAAGAAGAGACCTAAG CAGAGCCAGGGCAAGAAGAAGGATAAGGATCCGTATGAGTCTGTCCCCACCAGCCCTCGGTCCGCTTCGGCTCCGTAG